The genomic window TTTTgatcaacaaaaaaaagctagagagaagtccaGGAAATGGTTGGACTTACAATACAAATTGGCAATCATAGTGTGACAACTTCAGCTCAGCTCTGTGTTTTGTACTCTTATAGAGTATGCTCTTTCAACCATGACAGTGCAcattatatccgaactttatcatTAAAATGGATTAGGGGCACATATCTAAGGGGGcttgttacaaaaattttaaaaaaattcaataatttttcaaatgttctgtTTTAGGCAGTAAAGAGTTCCTATagagtgaaagaaagaaaaggctTTAGGAGGGAGCTTATGTCTGTGGGGGGTTATAATTGCATGTATGTCTTTGTTAATACAAGTAGATGGACCTTATAATAACCAGGAGGGGGCCTTAAATTAGTCAAGGGGGCAAGCTTTAATAAGCAGCAGTTTACAGTAAACACACCACTAGATTACCATTTAAAATAGCAAGGAAGATTTGAGGGGCTGAGACTTCAATCCATTAATGCATCCTACACAAATTGCATAATGTGTGTAGCTACAGTGACTTgtgcaaaaatcaaaaataGATTGagtaattttaatgaaaaattaaaatacacaCATTGAAATTACATACCAGGGGCATCTGGTACATATGAAACAATCAACCTCACTAAGTtccttttcttgatattctgttCCACAAATAgcatttatgaaaaatgaagaatcataatatattaattatacattaaaaaattgtgttttacaAATAAACCTTGTTGGATTTATAGTGCATTTGACTTGTTTCATCAATTTGGGAAAAAGCTCAGAAGAATTTAAAgttctttctctgttttgtctGTAATTGCCAACTATCATCTGTATTGTTAATGTTGTACTGTTGGCATTTTATGTAACAGAGGTAACATTGTTGTAATTCttccaaacatttctttttttttcaagaacaaaaacaagcatAATATTCTCTTTAATCTGAGTCTCCAGTCCTCTTCCTTTCTTGGTCTGGAGTGTCCTGCTTTTTCGGTTGCAAGTCTTAATCAATTGACTACAGAGCAGGGGGTTAGTGTCTGCTTCAACAACCTCAAATCTTGAAATGCTCGTTACCTAGTTAAAAGGCtagaaaaataaacaagctCATTCCATTTTGAAGATTCAGGTGATATCTCAAGGTATAACAATACAATAACCAAGCGGAGAAGACATCTGAAATGTTCTACACACGAATGACGAAGCACtcctgaaaaatttaaaatcataaaCACGATATAATATGATAACTTCAGCCCAAGAATTCAGCAACTAATGTTGCAACTTTGTAGAACCCATATTTCATCTCCTCTTGCCACATGGCGACCTTGCTGATCTCACCTTGGAGTGCATTCCACGAaagaaagtttttattttaaccaatcaagagtttggaaatcaaaactttttgtAAGACTTTCAGATTTTTCAATTTGCATATGAGAGCCGAGGGCCACAATTGACGAAACAGAGCTAACTTTTTGAGACTTCCAGTTTTCCGCCATCTTTACTTACTAACTTCTGTCTCTGTTAAGAAGTAGGGACAAAGTCATCCATCAGGATCCTGTCCTACTACGCCAATGACGTGGAAATCGTCTGTAATAATTGGGGATCTAAGgatggaaaatttcaaaaatacaaTCCTTCTTAGGAGAATTAAGTTCGTGCTTTCCTTTGTCGTTATTGTATTTGAATCCAAATTTCATGATATCTTTGCATCCGATGAATGAGTGTGCTAAGACATCTCGTCTTTACTCTTTTCATCAGTTCCTAGAACTTTCAACTTAAGAATTGTAAAATCCTCTCTTGGTGTGGGTGCACCGCTTTGTATTACTGAAATTAACGAGAAATTGCCAGTTTGCCGTACCTGTGACTTTTGGAGCCGGTACTTTGTCTGGTCAGTAAAAAAGTTTTTCGAACACCGATGCAATTCTATAATTGGCTTAGCTTGATCGTGTTCGTTGATTACGTCCTGCCAAGTTAGCAGACGTTCCTTCCCTCCAACTTTAACGGCAAAAGCCATTCCTCTTGTTCTGAAAATTGTAGGGATGTCTCTATGAACAACTTACCTTACTGCAAAGATACCCCTCTTGGACTACTTGGGATCTGGCTCTTTGTTATTATCCATCCCTCGCTCTAAGAGTCCAAGCCCTTGCTCCGAGAGTTTACGCTTTTGTTCCTGTTGAGAAACGACCATGTCAAACACAAATGGTGATTGTTACAAACCTCTCGCAGAGGTTTAGTGAGACCGAGGTTTGGCTGAATCTCTGCGTGTGTACACTGTAGTTGCGTCCAATCACATTCCGAAGGTCTTACTGGCATAGTGGAGCATAGCGGAAGTTAGCGAAAGTAGCAGTCTGTTTACAGTTGCGCATGTGCAACCCGTCATCCCATCCTAGCTGGATTCCTAGCTGTATGTCAGCATAATTCACCTCTTTCGCTTCCAAATCGATCATTTCTAGGAGATCAACCCTGTGCTGTTTCTGTGCCAGTTAGGAAGTCATCATGGTTCCATGTTCATTGTTTATCAAGCTCAATGCCATCTTTGCGATCGTTCTGTTGCGTTTTGAGTACGGTCTTGGAACCTGCATTGAACGCGACGAACAATTGCAAAAGTATTTGACGTCTTCTAAGCCTCCTTTTGACAATTATTTCAACATATCGAAGGCGGTTTATCCTTCTGTGGATCTCCCATCTATGCTGATTGACATCACGGTGAAATTCCTGAAGTCAGCTGGCGAAAAGTCAAATGGAAGTGACAGTTTGAGTACTTCAGAGCAAAATGTTTCTCGATCAACGACATTTAAAATCGAGAATTTTACGTGGAGTATGTCTTGCTTGTACGTCAGCGGAGGAATTAGCCTGTCCTCCATGAACTGGTTTTCCCTGGGAGCGATTTATCCAAACAGAAGAGGAAGTAAATTGCACATAACACTGCCACAATTTTGCAATGTCTCTACCGTCGACAGACAGAAAACAATGATATACTTCCTTTCCACGGTAAATTATCTTTCTGTTCTATGTAGCGTTTTACTTTTTCGGTTTAACTTCGTAGTTGAGACCCTAAAACCTCCATTCGCGGACTCGTATCGTCATCGTAACCTCCATggcaaaattttttgaaagtaGCAATATTGATAGACATTGCGACCTCCGCTGTCTCCCAAAGTCTTTGGAACGTTTACGAAATTTACCTCGTTCTTAAAAGTTGTTCCATCATATATTACCATTAAATTGAGAGCGTGATAACTCGTTACAAACTGATTCTTGAGAACATCAAAGTTGCTTTGTTATTTTCATGGTAAACAGTGAATACTTTTTCCAACGTATGCTGATTGGCAAGCTAGAAGTTATTAGTGAGTAACAGTTCCATCGGAGCTGATCAAGATGCTTCAACGCACAGTAGTGAAACCAACAAAGACAGCACATGACGTTTTAATTACTATGTCTTGATATCAACCGTATAACAGTTTAAGATTTGACAACTTGTCGAGTCTTTCTCGGCTCGTGAATAAAATtggatacaaagaaaacaaatcctAAAGTATCTGTGCGTGAAATTAAAGTCGTTTCAATCTTTGGTTCCAAATACAAtttcaaactaagaaacaaaaataaaaatatctccaAGCTGTGTTGTGACTTCAACGAAAAGACTAAATCAACGCTAGGAGACATATCTCGATCGTGTAACACAGGTATGTGTTTTCACAGCTTTACTCAGATGGTGTTTTCCTGCTGTAGTGAGCAACAAAGATTGttttttgcattaattttaaattactttaaCATCTGTACAAAATCAAGCCTTGGAAACTTGGTGGTCGAACGTCACGCATGCTCAAGTGGATCAATTTTAGCCAGTCTCGTGCCAATTTTCTGCCcaaagttttaagaatttaCCTCTGCCACACAAACTgtgtgaaagaagaaaatgtagCTTTCAAAGAAATCTGTACTTGGAAACAAAAGTGGAGAAATGGAGAACTTGAGACCTCTGCagatcaaattgaaaaattacctAATGTTGGGGTGTAGAATGGTATGTTGCTAGCACCAATTAGATTGCCACACTTAGGTATGTATCTCacgttgtgtgacgagaccaaacaacagctgcgaAGGAGAGTACAGTAAGCGTGGCATCAATGCATTTTACTTTTGCTCAGAAGTATTAAGACAACATAGAAAATAGACCACAAAATCCCTTTGTGAGTTCATATGaactaggtttttttttctttttttaaggtgaagttatgcaatatttttgttcttttgaaagttatgctctttttctgttagaaaatgaaaacattagggACACAAAGTGTCCTATCTCAACCTACCCTGCTagaaaagtaactcttgcatgctttGCATGCAAGAGTGATTAATCACAAGTAAATGTGGATTCCCCCTTTTTTGAACCTAATCTTGAATGCTATTTGCTTTTACAACACTGTGACCAGCTGACTTGTGTTTTTTTATAAGTAAGGTGTGCTATCCATGCAGTTAAATACTTGTGTCTACACTATAatgatttttattattgttttgtagTTGCAGGATATAGCAGTCATTCCATTAGTTTCCGATCCAAGATTGAACACAGTTGAGTGTGTAATCCCAGGGCATGGGAAAGCTCCTCAGTTCTCTGGAGTAAAACAATTGTTGCATGGTGTGTGTTGGAGTTTTCTGGCTATCAGCCTTGCCATGAGTACTTTTTCATCACAATGGATAATACTGAAGCTGAAGTCATGGGATGGCAAGAAGAATTGTCAGAGCAAGATTGCAGCTGTTATGCTTCTTTCATTACTCCTTTCTGTAGGGGGACTTGGCATATCATTAACAAATATCTATTTGGAACATGACAACATCTACATCTGCGTGTTCTTTGGATCTATATGGTTTGTGCTTTTGCGACGCATGGTTTGGTGTTTGTATTTACGTAGATGGAAGTGGTTTAGTAAAGGAAACTTAACTGAGGGCCATGGGGAAATACCTACtgaaaaccctttttctggTGTTGTACTTTATCCGGCAGTATTCATAGCATATCATCATTTGCTGTGGATTTTGCTTGGTATCATAACAGAACCTCATTGGGGTTTTACTGTTTTAGTGGCTGTTGTTGCTCTTTACATTATGTTTTTCCTCTCATTTTCAGAACTGTATTGTGTTTCAtctgaaaatttttctgaaaaggGCCAAAAAAGTTTTATATGTTTCATGTCTTTCTGTTTGATCATAGCCATCCTTTCTGCATTTGTGTTGTTTATACTAGTTCTGTTGATGGTTGCACAGGTTTTTCTTAGCAAGAGTTTGATTTTGGCATTGATTCAGAATATTTTGACGTGTGTTGTTACTGTATGGTTTGGATATGTGAATATCTTTAAGGAATCAAATCCGGGAGATAAAGGAGAAGGAGGAAGTGAATGTAATGGAAATGGAGCTGAGGGAGCAGGAGGAGAAGGTAAGAAAGagtctgcaaaagaaaaaacaaaaagtagaaaagaggggatgaaaaaagaagaggaagagctCTTGAATGTACACAGAACAcaaaaaactttgattaaaatctCATGCAGACTAGCATCCTATCCTACTTGCTTTATACTTCAGAAACTGATGATAGTCACTGATAGTTGAGACTCAAGCCATACCCCTATCACTCTTTGCTGTCCTCCCTCAGCACTgctaatatttttatattctgtagaacctttgtttttattgcttAATCATGAATATAAAACTGTGGATCAATCACCGTAGCATCACTTTCGGTTGATTTTAAATCTACCCAATAAAAGTCATGACATTGTGATTCATGAACTGTCTTAGGTTTTAGATTTTAACTGCAATCGATTTTTGTACCCACAatcaaaaaaagataaatgaatatAAGAGCCTATTTTATTACCAGTCCCCTGCCGTAGTAAAACAGTTTGTTtcacaaattatattttttagtacatactaaaacagtggatatcCCTGTAGGCACGCTGTTTATTGACTGTTTAGAAACCAAGCATCCTTTGCTATTCATCTTTGAGCAAATTGTGTGGGATTTGTGCCTGAAAATATTCTAATCATTGAAGGAATAAAAGAGTTTAAGTTGTCTTTTTTGGTATGTTATCTCATTCTTTGAGTATGTAGTGTTTTGGTAGCTAGTGGTTAATATTAACACATCTGCTTCATGGCCTGCTAAATATCCACCACCAGCCACCATGGCTAATAGTTGTTAAATGTAGGGCAGGAAAGCTTCATTCACTCATTAATAAAGTCAGAGCCATTGTCaggatttcttttcaaaaaaatcaattccAGTCAAATCCTGGTAACTCATACCATTAAGGGAAATCGAAAAAGGTTCAACTGATTGGTAGTTTGAGAAACAAAGGACTGGAAACAAGGGGAAAATagtgtttactttttttcaataacttgtacacagtaaatttttaataaaatttaattatggaGAAGGCGAGTGAAGATAGAGCACTAAAGAACTGCAGAAATCACAAAGTATTGTAAATGGTTGGACTGCAAtacaatgtttgttttgagtTGTCACATATTGACATGCAGAAGTGTTTCGACTAAATATggatcaaagaagaaaatgtttGGTTGATTAACTTTTAACTTGAGCTTATAAAGACGTTTTAAGCAAATTACATTCACAATAAACAATAGGACCCATGTACAGTatgccattttgattttctgtttttgcaaTGCTTACTCTGATCCTCTCTATTCTTAATTTATTGAACACAATGTTTGTTCTTATTTGTCACATATTGATGTGCAGAAGTGTTTTGACGTGGTTTGTGTTatggagggaacaaatacaTAGAGAATGATCTGAAGGGTGAAGGAAATTGTGTTGAGTTAGGGGGAAGTTTGAGTTATGGAGGGTTTTAGTTACTGAAGGTAAATTTGCGGTAAATTTGCAGTAAATGTATGATGGAAATCTAGGGGAAACTGATTTTGGTTCATGTTAGCGTGAGGTTTGAGTTAGTGAGGGTCTTAGTTACCGAGGCTAAATTTGCAGTAAATGTATGATGGAAATTCAGGGGAAATCGATTTTGGTTTGAGTTTGTGGGGTCTAGTAGCAGGGGTTCGTGTTTTTGGGATTTAACTATAATTTCATTCTTTACTGATGTCTGGAGGAAATTAAGTTTTGATTGGAATAACTTATGTTCTCTTTCTCACTCAGTACTTTTTTCAATGTCTTATCCTTGGAACGCAAGTGATGTCATGACTTTCAGTATTCTCTGAATTAGAATTCCTTATGTGCAAGTTCATATTATGGAatacttttttcactttcttgcATACATCgcaaattgaatttaaaacagcCTTCAGGACCAGCAAGTCTGTACATAAGTAACCAGAGTAGCTATGATCATTATCTAAAGAATGTGTCCGTTTTAGTAGTTGTGATTTAAAAGGTGccagattttaaaattattgatgGCAAAAAAGTTTCAATCAAGTGAGCTGGAGTTAAATGAGGGCTTCAACACCTGCCTTGTATCATTGAAAATACATAACATTTCTTAGGGTCAAGCTTGTTACATGCACTAATGAAGAGAAACACTGGATTGCAGAGTGGATTATGCAAAACAAGACTTACAGTTCAGGGATGGAAAGTAGcaattgaaatatgaaaataggTGTGCATAGATTAATTAATAGGGAGGGAAATCTGTGAATTCCTCACTTCTCAATGCTCATGTTTACAGACCTTTGCATGCACTTGAAGTTTCATGCCCTCTCTCATTCTTCTCATCCTTCctatttcattacatttttattattttcttattgtCTTGTATTTTTGTAAGAcaacattttaataaatattttagacTGGTCCAAACCTTTTTGGGTGCTCCTTTTACCACCTAATGAATGATATAAAGCTTTGGAATAGCAGTAACTGAATCTGGTTAACTGGTTAACTGGTTAAGTCTGAAGCCAGAGCTCATAGTTGCATTCGGATAAGACAGATTTTCCTCGTTATTTTTGCAACTAAAACAGTTAAATGAGAATGAACAAACAAGAGGAAGAATCTGAGTGATGGAATGCAGCCATTGGATATGTTTGAAAGAAGTCAAATTTTACATTTAGACATTCAGACATTCAGCTATAAGGCCAGCAAATAAATCTAAGTTGAATAATGGAGCTTTTAGCAAACTATCTGTTGGGAGGGAAAGAATCTTATGCAATGTTTGGCACCAGGTTAGAATGAAATTTCCAGGTCTGTCTGAGACTGATGGGTGGGTCAGTATGCGGCTactttcttcaaagaaaaagctaacaagaaatatttttgacttaCAGTTAATGGTGCAAATTGAATTCTGTACAACAGCTTtcttttatgattttgtttttttaaattaagtctTATCACAGGTATGCGTGCATGCATGATGTATATTATCACTaaattctcaaaaagaaaacatgtttaacTATGGAGGGGGAAAATACTGAAAGGAGTTCCTGTTCATCTGTAATTAATGACTTAATTGATTTATGAAGGCTTCAGAATGTAAGGTCACATGCAATAATACATGTATTGTAATAgttattggtttttttaattattttttacagcataaatgtttgttttctttagacATTCCTGGAAAAACTACTAAGACTCTTAAAGAGTTGAAAGATGCCATCACTGAAAGTAAAGCCAAGAGCAAGGAAGTTTCTAAACGTGATCTAGAAGATGAATTAAGGAAAGCTGCATCAGATAAAGGCTTAAAAATTTCTGGTAATGATGGAGAAGGAAACTGTTTGTTCCATGCTTTATCGGAACAACTAAAAATTGTTGGAGACAAGGACATTTCTTACGATAAATTAAGGGAAGCCTTAGTTCAATACCTCACAGACAACTCAGAATTGGTAGGTTCTGTTTGGTATTTATAAGGACTATTAAAACTGTGTCAATTGCCCACTcagttaaataattaaatcttgCATTCTTTAACCTTTTCCTAGATTAACAGTATTTTGTTATGTTTATGTAATGTGAAGGATCAAACATGAAACCAGCTGagaaaaactgataaaaatctTCTTTCTGAGAGATCCTTATTTTTCAGGGAATTGCATAGAAAATAGGTGACTTTGTTGTAACATGAATGGGTTTCCAGACCCTTTAAGTTAAGTGCAAACAACATTTTAGGCTGAGACATTGGCCCACTCAGCTTTACTGTCTAGAGAGCCCTGTTGGCCTGCACATTTTTTCGTATAACCAAATAGACTCCTATTGAAACCATATATGGTATCTTACTCTTGCTTGGTAATTCTGCTCTAATCTGCCTGGTTCTGATCTAACAGGAACACATCATGAGTTCACATCAGTTTCAACTGCAC from Pocillopora verrucosa isolate sample1 chromosome 8, ASM3666991v2, whole genome shotgun sequence includes these protein-coding regions:
- the LOC136282749 gene encoding uncharacterized protein isoform X1; amino-acid sequence: MVPCSLFIKLNAIFAIVLLRFEYGLGTCIERDEQLQKYLTSSKPPFDNYFNISKAVYPSVDLPSMLIDITVKFLKSAGEKSNGSDSLSTSEQNVSRSTTFKIENFTWSMSCLYVSGGISLSSMNWFSLGAIYPNRRGSKLHITLPQFCNVSTVDRQKTMIYFLSTLQDIAVIPLVSDPRLNTVECVIPGHGKAPQFSGVKQLLHGVCWSFLAISLAMSTFSSQWIILKLKSWDGKKNCQSKIAAVMLLSLLLSVGGLGISLTNIYLEHDNIYICVFFGSIWFVLLRRMVWCLYLRRWKWFSKGNLTEGHGEIPTENPFSGVVLYPAVFIAYHHLLWILLGIITEPHWGFTVLVAVVALYIMFFLSFSELYCVSSENFSEKGQKSFICFMSFCLIIAILSAFVLFILVLLMVAQVFLSKSLILALIQNILTCVVTVWFGYVNIFKESNPGDKGEGGSECNGNGAEGAGGEDIPGKTTKTLKELKDAITESKAKSKEVSKRDLEDELRKAASDKGLKISGNDGEGNCLFHALSEQLKIVGDKDISYDKLREALVQYLTDNSELDDGTHLFNFFEQSSHFGTWNEYLTYMAKDGSWGDAIVIAAAANRYKIPIKVITVQRGEEARENTIEPVCEVQSGNPIWLGHIYDCHFVSLLKAGNLKEGPIDRKALPNIGGAIMGMLRRLGRAFGINENRSDEIAMEYPKNGFEHSNQLKSMEEGQSHIGNDSRDGRTHCCTKKPVDSKCRCVQITWF
- the LOC136282749 gene encoding uncharacterized protein isoform X2 gives rise to the protein MVPCSLFIKLNAIFAIVLLRFEYGLGTCIERDEQLQKYLTSSKPPFDNYFNISKAVYPSVDLPSMLIDITVKFLKSAGEKSNGSDSLSTSEQNVSRSTTFKIENFTWSMSCLYVSGGISLSSMNWFSLGAIYPNRRGSKLHITLPQFCNVSTVDRQKTMIYFLSTLQDIAVIPLVSDPRLNTVECVIPGHGKAPQFSGVKQLLHGVCWSFLAISLAMSTFSSQWIILKLKSWDGKKNCQSKIAAVMLLSLLLSVGGLGISLTNIYLEHDNIYICVFFGSIWFVLLRRMVWCLYLRRWKWFSKGNLTEGHGEIPTENPFSGVVLYPAVFIAYHHLLWILLGIITEPHWGFTVLVAVVALYIMFFLSFSELYCVSSENFSEKGQKSFICFMSFCLIIAILSAFVLFILVLLMVAQVFLSKSLILALIQNILTCVVTVWFGYVNIFKESNPGDKGEGGSECNGNGAEGAGGEDIPGKTTKTLKELKDAITESKAKSKEVSKRDLEDELRKAASDKGLKISGNDGEGNCLFHALSEQLKIVGDKDISYDKLREALVQYLTDNSELDDGTHLFNFFEQSSHFGTWNEYLTYMAKDGSWGDAIVIAAAANRYKIPIKVITVQRGEEARENTIEPVCEVQSGNPIWLGHIYDCHFVSLLKGNLKEGPIDRKALPNIGGAIMGMLRRLGRAFGINENRSDEIAMEYPKNGFEHSNQLKSMEEGQSHIGNDSRDGRTHCCTKKPVDSKCRCVQITWF